One Candidatus Synechococcus calcipolaris G9 genomic window carries:
- a CDS encoding radical SAM/SPASM domain-containing protein — translation MILDICGACNAQCPFCPRIHMPEERARGFMDRETFDISVSQAESMGITDVRLYATAEPTLHPQFAEYVSILKDKNFFVTVSTNASMLYKHFEVLSRVDYLQYSIEGWDKESYEKFRYPLKFDIVKRNIEEFWNYIRDHSQRPLINCNLLATQSVNIDEFFACWADFVDQISISPLMTTTRYDTKSGKFISELNSDIQTDYYDHERDLTRFCTYPFTYITVAFDGKLALCCADFSAEINLGYISDGIENWKNNQLMKKIRHQFSPFGKKDMCAGCNFFLRPTQSTISALSEQVEKLPVHYKSKAKLAY, via the coding sequence ATGATTTTAGATATTTGTGGGGCCTGTAATGCTCAATGTCCTTTTTGCCCCCGAATTCATATGCCTGAAGAACGGGCCAGGGGGTTTATGGATCGTGAAACCTTTGATATTTCTGTTTCCCAAGCTGAATCAATGGGTATCACTGATGTTAGATTATATGCAACTGCCGAACCTACTTTACATCCTCAATTTGCTGAATATGTATCAATCCTAAAAGACAAGAATTTTTTTGTTACAGTTTCAACTAATGCATCAATGCTATATAAACATTTTGAGGTTCTCTCCAGGGTTGATTATCTTCAGTATTCAATTGAGGGTTGGGATAAAGAATCCTATGAAAAGTTCCGCTATCCTCTTAAGTTTGATATTGTAAAGCGAAATATTGAAGAATTTTGGAATTATATTCGTGACCATTCTCAGCGACCTTTGATTAACTGTAATTTACTTGCCACCCAAAGTGTGAATATTGATGAATTTTTTGCTTGTTGGGCTGATTTTGTTGATCAAATTTCAATATCACCATTAATGACAACGACACGGTACGATACCAAATCTGGAAAATTTATTTCCGAGCTTAATTCTGATATTCAAACTGATTATTATGATCATGAACGTGATCTAACAAGGTTTTGTACTTATCCCTTTACATATATCACTGTTGCATTTGATGGTAAACTGGCTCTTTGCTGTGCAGATTTTTCTGCAGAAATTAATTTGGGCTATATTTCAGATGGAATTGAGAATTGGAAAAATAATCAACTAATGAAAAAAATAAGGCATCAGTTTTCACCTTTTGGTAAAAAAGATATGTGTGCTGGATGTAATTTTTTTTTAAGGCCTACTCAATCAACAATTAGTGCCCTGTCTGAACAAGTTGAAAAATTACCAGTTCATTATAAATCTAAAGCAAAATTAGCATATTAA